In Lodderomyces elongisporus chromosome 2, complete sequence, the following proteins share a genomic window:
- the NEO1 gene encoding Putative aminophospholipid-translocase (BUSCO:EOG09260AZM), with protein MVTNRPTLHFVNDSFDDLDHSLDRALNSATKSHSQLQSTEDQNTRKPSRHSSLNSQGAIPLRALSTDGEYDDDHDGNGDGDRLLHSEEEHSLMDPLRRTSRNSQASLSTPALARSISITSKIKQAYYNFIHIFNDAKRELNQERLKGAGASDFRINNLSNERYISAKTTNLRANNIYPSNAISNAKYNPITFIPIILYEQFKFFFNLYFLIVALSQIVPQLRIGYLSSYIVPLAFVLTVTMMKEAGDDITRRRRDKEQNFERYEVLNRNSADALTTESKLVASKNLKVGDLIRLHKDERVPADVILLQSSEKTGEVFIKTDQLDGETDWKLRVAPNATQTLDSVPQLIDAVSIVVGNPTKSIHHFEGQLIYNPRTVDGTTSPHLSQTFPLTVDQTLWANTVIASGAAIGIVTYTGIETRQSMNTTKSGVKTGLLELEINSLSKILCAVVFALSVVLVLAKGFPLKKAWYIDIMRFLILFSTIIPVSLRVNLDLAKSVYASQIQNDESIPNTVVRTSTIPEDLGRVEYLLSDKTGTLTRNEMEMKKLHLGPVSYAGDTLDMVEEYVRNLINYLNSSQYTQKKKDLGARVCDFVLTLALCHNVTPVYDDDIEDGASFGEITYQAASPDEIAIVKFCEEMGLKLYKRDRQSITLMHLHSRTLLEFEILNIFPFSSETKRMGILIKSKFKDDIWFMEKGADTVMTSIVNTNDWLEEETGNMAREGLRTLVVGRKLLTKDAYQEFVENYKQASLSMQDRDYAMQKVVSYYLEQNLELLGLTGVEDKLQHDVKSSIELLRNAGVKIWMLTGDKVETAKCVSISARLISRGQYVHEITKLNDPDVALGQLEYVGTNKNACLLIDGESLGTYMKYYPDEFFKTAIHLPAVIACRCSPQQKADVAVHIRRITGKRVCCIGDGGNDVSMIQCADVGVGIVGKEGKQASLAADFSIDQFCYLSKLLLWHGRNSYKRSAKLAQFIIHRGLLISVAQVVYSISTYFEPLALYQGWLMVGYSTIYTMAPVFSLTLDCDVDERLTKLYPELYKELTLGKSLSYKTFFMWAGISLYQGCVIQLLSQQLQTIKESMFITMVALSFSCLVYNELFMVALSINKWNKIMASTIIITFIAYVGSIPLLSEYFNLTYVASFAYVWQCGLVLGVSLFPVWLVQYLNRKLRPPNYAKVQQD; from the coding sequence ATGGTGACAAATAGACCTACATTGCATTTTGTCAATGACTCATTTGACGATCTAGATCACTCGCTTGACAGAGCATTGAATAGTGCCACTAAATCCCATTCACAATTACAGTCCACAGAAGATCAAAATACAAGAAAACCTAGTCGACATAGCTCCTTGAATTCTCAAGGCGCAATACCATTACGTGCATTGAGTACAGATGGCGAATATGATGATGATCATGATGGTAATGGTGATGGAGATAGATTGTTGCAtagtgaagaagaacacTCATTAATGGATCCTTTGAGAAGAACATCTCGAAATTCACAAGCTTCCTTATCAACTCCAGCATTAGCAAGATCAATATCGATTACCTCTAAAATCAAGCAAGCCTACTACAATTTTATACACATTTTCAACGACGCCAAAAGAGAACTCAACCAGGAAAGACTTAAAGGCGCAGGAGCGTCGGACTTTCGGATCAATAACCTCTCTAATGAGCGATACATTTCAGCCAAAACTACAAACTTGCGAGCGAATAACATCTACCCTTCAAATGCTATTCTGAATGCCAAATATAATCCCATCACATTTATTCCAATCATATTGTACGAACAATTCaagtttttcttcaatttgtaCTTTTTGATAGTTGCATTGTCGCAGATTGTTCCACAATTGCGAATCGGTTACCTTTCATCATATATCGTCCCTTTAGCTTTTGTTCTTACAGTAACCATGATGAAAGAAGCCGGTGATGATATCACCAGACGTCGTCGAGATAAAGAGCAAAATTTTGAGCGGTACGAAGTACTTAACCGAAATTCAGCCGATGCTCTAACAACAGAATCAAAATTGGTTGCTTCAAAAAATCTCAAAGTGGGGGATTTGATCAGACTACACAAGGATGAACGTGTACCTGCTGATGTTATTTTATTACAATCGTCTGAAAAGACAGGCGAGGTTTTTATCAAGACCGACCAGTTGGACGGAGAGACTGACTGGAAGTTGAGAGTTGCACCAAACGCAACCCAGACCTTGGATAGTGTACCGCAATTGATTGATGCTGtatcaattgttgttggtaacCCTACAAAATCCATTCACCATTTTGAGGGACAACTAATCTACAACCCTAGAACTGTAGATGGCACGACGTCGCCTCATTTATCACAAACATTTCCCTTGACTGTTGACCAAACTTTATGGGCCAATACTGTTATAGCATCTGGTGCTGCCATTGGTATAGTTACATATACTGGAATTGAAACAAGACAACTGATGAACACAACCAAGAGTGGAGTCAAAACTGGCTTGTTAGAGCTTGAAATCAATAGCTTATCCAAGATTTTGTGTGCAGTAGTATTTGCACTCTCTGTGGTGCTAGTTTTGGCTAAAGGATTTCCATTGAAAAAGGCATGGTATATAGACATTATGCgctttttgattcttttctcAACAATCATTCCTGTTTCATTGAGAGTCAACTTGGATTTGGCAAAGTCTGTTTATGCGTCACAAATTCAAAACGATGAATCCATTCCAAATACGGTAGTAAGGACATCAACTATTCCGGAAGATCTTGGTCGGGTGGAATACTTGTTGAGCGACAAAACGGGCACTTTAacaagaaatgaaatggaaatgaaaaaactACACCTCGGGCCAGTTAGTTATGCCGGTGATACTTTGGATATGGTTGAAGAATATGTCAGAAACTTGATCAATTATTTAAACTCTTCTCAATATActcagaaaaagaaagacttGGGAGCTCGAGTCtgtgattttgttttaacGTTGGCACTCTGTCACAATGTCACGCCAGTTTATGACGATGACATCGAAGATGGTGCAAGTTTTGGTGAAATCACGTACCAGGCTGCTTCGCCCGATGAAATTGCCATTGTAAAATTCTGCGAAGAAATGGGGTTGAAGCTATACAAGCGTGACAGACAGTCAATTACATTGATGCATCTACATTCGAGAACTTTGTTAGAGTTTGAAATCCTCAATATTTTCCCATTTAGttcagaaacaaaaagaatgggCATATTAATCAAGAGCAAGTTCAAAGACGACATTTGGTTTATGGAAAAAGGTGCAGATACTGTGATGACCAGTATTGTGAATACAAACGATTGGCTTGAGGAAGAAACTGGCAATATGGCTCGTGAAGGTTTAAGGACATTAGTGGTGGGGAGGAAACTTTTAACCAAAGATGCATACCAAGAATTTGTTGAGAATTACAAACAAGCATCATTGTCAATGCAAGACCGAGACTATGCAATGCAAAAGGTTGTGAGTTATTATTTGGAACAGAACTTGGAATTGCTTGGTTTAACTGGTGTCGAAGACAAATTGCAGCACGATGTCAAGTCATCCATTGAACTTCTTCGGAACGCCGGTGTCAAAATATGGATGTTGACAGGGGATAAGGTCGAAACAGCCAAATGTGTATCAATTAGTGCCAGGTTGATTTCACGTGGTCAGTATGTGCACGAAATTACAAAATTGAATGACCCTGATGTGGCGTTGGGGCAACTTGAATATGTTGgcacaaacaaaaatgcaTGTTTATTAATTGATGGCGAGTCATTGGGCACCTATATGAAGTATTATCCCGATGAGTTTTTCAAGACCGCAATACACCTTCCAGCCGTGATTGCTTGTCGGTGCTCTCCTCAACAAAAAGCAGATGTTGCAGTCCATATTCGAAGAATAACAGGAAAAAGAGTATGTTGTattggtgatggtggtaaCGATGTCAGTATGATTCAATGTGCCGATGTGGGCGTTGGTATagttggaaaagaagggaaACAAGCATCTCTCGCAGCAGATTTCAGTATTGATCAATTTTGTTATCTTTCAAAGTTGTTGCTTTGGCACGGTCGTAACTCTTATAAACGATCCGCCAAATTGGCACAATTCATTATCCATAGAGGACTTCTCATCTCAGTTGCACAAGTGGTGTACTCCATTTCCACTTATTTTGAGCCACTAGCATTATACCAAGGTTGGTTAATGGTTGGATACTCAACAATTTATACAATGGCCCCAGTATTTTCGCTAACTCTAGATTGTGACGTTGATGAGCGGTTAACCAAATTGTATCCCGAATTATATAAAGAGTTGACATTGGGTAAATCCTTATCATACAAAACATTTTTTATGTGGGCTGGAATCTCGTTATATCAAGGATGTGTAATTCAGTTGCTTTCCCAGCAATTGCAGACAATCAAAGAAAGTATGTTTATTACAATGGTGGCATTGTCATTCTCGTGCTTAGTCTACAATGAGCTATTCATGGTTGCTTTGTCTATAAACAAATGGAACAAAATTATGGCAAGCACTATTATCATCACATTTATTGCGTATGTGGGCTCTATTCCTTTGCTCCTGGAATATTTCAATTTAACATATGTTGCATCATTTGCATATGTGTGGCAATGTGGATTAGTCTTAGGAGTAAGTTTATTCCCAGTTTGGTTGGTACAATACTTGAACAGGAAATTAAGACCACCAAACTATGCTAAGGTTCAACAAGATTAG
- a CDS encoding uncharacterized protein (MEROPS:MER0036072), with product MNSPSDEAEDLLVAASNNGTSSYKDSSFLSSSSSPSSKSSVELQRLVKEQHDKTSTFWGKLTQFTKIALFGYQNKLEQYILSNEANDCALVAKYATVVDVDLKRQTSLSIDSITLAALKIPHPLTNFTKNEANQQMAQDIKQNVTKKLEESPIILFIHGMGGQMSQFEPLMGLLSQCSEVVSLDLPGFGNSKLSFNDKHKFLSPISTTDRNRISTSIAQMTWEDFTTENIVNIVFEFISQQIPDNRKVILVGHSMGTHISIKVAKKLPRSKVEGLILLAPPDIINDTESTTNVQKPVHHKSLSLFKIFTHLPRLFDYFRIWDRLPGLQSTSVMRQLSRENNSYYNSLRQFRWNLDVNSSVSLRYAKGFERAKTSDLVTAVEKFNDNPNDKHTYEKTLFIGGSHDQLTGVRPIYDADNFLTRTFGKKVSSAIEVKDVGHSLLLVKPEFISGIILNHIEQKFPERLHLSPAWVLKVKAIISGDKWGLKNELKWSNLKPISSNITRRNGTDIAPLLGMKTLREGDQFHSPTVVESFFYSDRSSHKKDITGNLIAIIDISADIPPYSPKSFQNIQYYKCATVSKVVPDQSSIRRFIQLVNDILQSNSSTNGEPLIGVHCHYGFNRTGFLICCYLIEELGWSVQEAVEGFRRAKEPGIKHPHFIDALYVRYDT from the coding sequence ATGAACTCGCCGTCAGATGAAGCTGAAGATCTTTTGGTTGCTGCTTCAAATAATGGTACATCTTCTTATAAAGACTCATCATTTTTGTCTCTGTCTTCTTCTCCATCATCAAAATCTTCGGTGGAACTTCAACGTTTAGTTAAGGAACAACATGACAAAACTTCCACATTTTGGGGTAAATTGACTCAGTTCACCAAAATTGCTCTTTTTGGATATCAGAACAAGTTGGAGCAGTATATTTTACTGAATGAAGCTAATGATTGTGCTTTAGTAGCTAAATACGCAACTGTGGTTGATGTTGATCTTAAACGCCAAACATCCTTGTCTATTGACTCGATAACTCTTGCAGCTTTAAAAATACCTCACCCATTGACCAATTTTACCAAGAATGAAGCAAACCAGCAAATGGCACAAGATATCAAGCAGAACGTCACCAAGAAATTGGAAGAATCTCCTATCATACTTTTTATACATGGCATGGGTGGCCAAATGTCACAATTTGAACCTTTGATGGGCTTATTATCGCAATGCTCCGAAGTGGTTTCATTGGATTTGCCTGGCTTTGGAAACTCAAAACTAAGCTTCAATGACAAGCACAAGTTTTTATCACCGATATCCACAACAGATCGAAACAGAATATCAACTAGTATAGCGCAAATGACCTGGGAGGATTTCACAACTGAAAATATTGTCAACATAGTGTTTGAGTTTATCTCCCAACAAATTCCTGATAATAGAAAAGTAATACTAGTTGGCCATTCTATGGGCACTCACATTTCCATAAAAGTAGCCAAAAAGTTACCTCGAAGCAAAGTCGAAGGTCTCATTCTTTTAGCCCCGCCTGATATTATCAACGATACTGAAAGTACAACCAATGTTCAAAAACCAGTGCACCACAAGTCATTATCTCTATTCAAAATATTTACACATCTACCGCGGTTGTTTGATTATTTTCGCATATGGGATCGTCTCCCTGGCCTTCAGAGCACTAGCGTCATGCGTCAATTGTCACGGGAGAATAATTCTTATTACAATAGCCTAAGACAATTTAGATGGAACTTAGATGTCAATTCTTCGGTATCATTGAGATACGCTAAGGGGTTCGAACGAGCAAAAACCTCAGATTTGGTAACAGCTGTTGAGAAGTTTAATGATAATCCCAACGATAAGCATACTTACGAAAAAACTTTATTTATTGGTGGCTCGCATGATCAATTGACAGGAGTCAGACCCATCTATGATGCCGACAATTTTTTAACACGCACGTTTGGAAAGAAAGTGTCATCTGCAATTGAGGTGAAAGATGTGGGACACTCTTTACTTTTGGTCAAGCCAGAATTCATCAGTGGGATTATTTTGAACCACATAGAGCAAAAGTTTCCTGAACGTTTACATTTGTCTCCGGCTTGGGTGCTTAAGGTAAAGGCCATTATCTCTGGCGACAAATGGGGGTTAAAAAACGAATTGAAATGGCTGAATTTAAAACCTATATCTTCGAATATTACGCGACGCAATGGCACAGATATCGCTCCACTTTTGGGGATGAAAACCTTGCGAGAAGGAGACCAGTTTCATAGTCCCACTGTTGTTGAATCATTCTTTTACAGTGATCGCAGCAGTCATAAAAAAGATATTACAGGGAATCTCATTGCTATAATAGATATCTCTGCGGATATTCCACCCTATAGCCCCAAGTCATTTCAAAATATTCAATACTACAAATGTGCTACAGTTTCCAAAGTTGTACCGGATCAAAGCTCAATTCGTAGATTTATTCAACTAGTCAACGACATTTTGCAAAGCAATAGCAGCACTAACGGGGAGCCACTTATTGGTGTTCATTGTCACTATGGATTTAACAGAACAGgttttttgatttgttgcTATTTAATTGAGGAGCTAGGATGGAGCGTACAAGAGGCAGTCGAAGGGTTCAGACGAGCTAAAGAACCTGGTATTAAACATCCACATTTTATAGATGCATTATACGTTAGATACGATACTTAG
- the SYG1 gene encoding Xenotropic and polytropic retrovirus receptor 1: MKFGDALNEGLVAEWQDQYVNYKEGKKLIKKVRKLKDEYDDEINNYEQNTAAVDNVATRLPTNTTTNDARTPLLTSRNASQGGYTQENFCNDNERGEPEANQGKQGIQKSQITQQQHLDYDHDHTNTNTNTNTNTNNNNNNNTNTNTNNNNNSNTDPYIRDSQSRVSRESASFQRRPSIFNYSLKSSRADYFSEKKKFLKWLDEQLLKVDEFYSEKEQDVYERFLLLQDQLYQLRDQRTQLIRQRNRHENKVHLTDVTTGRDVAGKRDHQMSNKVNDLAFHTKTYLSGLRKYELPSLPSMRFLKKWRYRRYGGGKQSKGDEDDISLHIQDESDLNYAENRVRNGIVDLSDKNSEEHSSTYYSESDIEETSLPAADPGVTTTGTGTMQHPQTEGQIRQTRRRDYTIKKQHFGVPYLYARKQLKTALLENYRSLSILRSYKTMNRTAFRKITKKFDKAMGTQVMEQFMERIDTTAYFLTSDLLDKLVNHVEELYITFFDPESKDRKHSLEKLKTIAYTINATDMKPPTFYAATFNSALFLGFGLPLFVLALYTALHKTLSGELSEGRYLLQIWGGFLMLTLAFLLFAINMAVFEMFRINYKFIFEFNLATALNYKQFLLLPSFAFGLLGLIGWFSFQDFWPYHFPGRDWPWLFFGIMLAIFLWPGNQFYGASRRWLQFAIWRLILSGFYPVEFRDFFLGDIVCSLTYTMGNMSFFFCLYAHSWSGTLRGQDPIRNTCTSSRSRLMGFFSALPSVWRLLQCIRRYMDTGDWFPHLANMMKYTCSTIYYMTLSIYRIDNSVRNRAVFIVFASINSIYCSIWDIVMDWSLLQSGSKYFLLRDYLFYKNPYYYYAAMVIDVILRFQWIFYAFFSHQIQQSAVTSFCVALAEILRRFIWVFFRMENEHATNVILFRASKETPLPYAVSAKVEKAVKKLVELRYNAKKYQDESAEPEEQQNAGSVAEESVGFTTGRAETRGSRTNAAANEGINVGSNVGSSGGVDESSIDLARVPLPPPGPQLQQRKTYFKQITDRLNTAHIKDFQRRKTAVHMDEDSDDEDDDDASVLSRSNSQTSRAQTD; this comes from the coding sequence ATGAAATTTGGTGATGCACTTAATGAAGGGTTGGTGGCTGAATGGCAGGACCAATACGTCAATTACAAAGAGGGCAAAAAACTTATTAAAAAGGTTCGCAAACTTAAAGACgagtatgatgatgaaatcaatAATTATGAGCAAAACACAGCTGCTGTTGATAATGTTGCAACTCGCTTGCCTACAAACACGACTACTAACGACGCTAGAACACCTTTATTGACACTGAGGAATGCGCTGCAAGGAGGATACACGCAAGAGAATTTTTGTAATGACAATGAGCGGGGGGAGCCGGAAGCAAATCAGGGAAAACAAGGCATACAGAAAAGTCAAATAacacagcaacaacatttGGATTATGATCACGATCACACAAACACTAACACTAACACTAACACTAACactaacaataacaataacaataacactAACACTAACactaacaataacaataacagtaaCACCGACCCCTACATTCGTGACAGCCAAAGCCGTGTTCTGCGCGAGCTGGCGTCATTTCAACGACGCCCTTCAATATTCAATTATTCACTAAAATCATCTAGAGCCGATTACTTTtcagagaagaaaaagtttttaaaGTGGCTCGATGaacaattgttgaaagTGGATGAATTTTATTCCGAGAAAGAGCAGGATGTTTATGAAcggtttttgcttttgcaagACCAATTGTATCAGTTACGAGACCAGCGGACACAATTGATACGACAACGGAATCGTCATGAAAATAAAGTGCATCTTACGGATGTCACCACAGGTCGAGATGTGGCTGGAAAACGAGATCATCAAATGAGTAACAAAGTGAATGACTTGGCGTTTCACACAAAGACATACTTGAGTGGATTGCGAAAGTACGAATTGCCCAGCCTCCCGTCTATGAGATTTTTAAAGAAATGGCGATATCGCAGATACGGAGGTGGGAAACAATCAAAGggtgatgaagatgatattTCTTTGCACATACAAGACGAGTCGGATTTGAACTATGCCGAAAATAGAGTGAGGAATGGTATAGTTGATTTAAGTGATAAGAATAGCGAAGAGCATTCTTCTACATACTATTCCGAATCAGATATTGAGGAAACTCTGTTGCCTGCTGCAGATCCAGGGGTTACGACTACAGGGACAGGAACAATGCAACACCCGCAAACAGAGGGACAAATTAGGCAGACCAGAAGAAGGGACTATACGATTAAAAAACAGCATTTTGGCGTGCCTTACTTGTATGCAAGAAAGCAACTCAAGACTGCATTGTTGGAGAATTATAGATCGCTATCTATTCTTAGGTCGTACAAGACAATGAATCGAACAGCATTTCGAAAAATTACCAAGAAATTTGACAAGGCCATGGGTACTCAAGTGATGGAGCAGTTTATGGAAAGAATTGATACTACAGCGTATTTTTTAACCAGCGATTTATTGGACAAACTTGTTAACCATGTTGAAGAACTTTACATCACATTCTTTGACCCCGAGTCAAAAGATAGAAAACATTCTTTGGAGAAACTCAAAACAATTGCATACACAATCAATGCTACCGACATGAAGCCGCCTACATTCTATGCAGCAACCTTTAACTCGGCATTGTTTCTTGGATTTGGGTTGCCGTTATTTGTGTTGGCGCTTTATACTGCATTGCACAAGACGTTGAGTGGGGAATTATCTGAAGGAAGATATTTGCTTCAAATCTGGGGTGGGTTTCTCATGCTAACCTTGGCGTTTCTCTTGTTTGCTATCAATATGGCAGTGTTTGAAATGTTTCGAATCAATTATAAATTTATCTTTGAGTTCAACTTGGCTACAGCCTTGAACTATAAACAATTTCTACTTTTGCCAAGTTTTGCATTTGGTCTTTTGGGTCTTATTGGTTGGTTCAGCTTTCAAGATTTTTGGCCCTACCATTTTCCTGGACGCGATTGGCCGTGGTTGTTTTTTGGAATCATGCTTGCCATTTTTTTATGGCCTGGGAATCAATTTTATGGTGCAAGTAGGCGATGGTTACAATTTGCCATTTGGAGATTGATACTTTCAGGTTTCTATCCGGTTGAGTTTCgagatttctttttgggCGATATAGTTTGTTCATTGACATATACGATGGGAAACatgtcatttttcttttgcttatATGCACATAGCTGGAGCGGGACTTTACGTGGTCAAGACCCTATTAGAAATACCTGCACTTCATCGAGATCAAGGCTTATGGGCTTTTTCAGTGCACTTCCTAGTGTTTGGAGATTACTTCAATGTATTCGCCGGTATATGGATACAGGAGATTGGTTCCCGCATTTAGCCAATATGATGAAATACACTTGTTCGACAATTTATTATATGACCTTGAGCATATATCGTATTGACAATTCGGTTCGAAATAGAGCAGTTTTTATTGTGTTTGCTAGTATAAATTCCATCTATTGTTCTATTTGGGACATTGTCATGGACTGGTCGCTTTTGCAAAGTGGTTCGAAATATTTTCTACTCCGTGATTATCTATTTTACAAAAATccttattattactatgcCGCTATGGTAATAGATGTGATTCTTAGATTTCAATGGATCTTTTATGCGTTCTTCAGCCATCAAATCCAGCAAAGTGCTGTTACGTCATTCTGTGTTGCCCTTGCTGAGATTCTTCGACGTTTTATTTGGGTATTTTTCagaatggaaaatgaaCATGCTACAAACGTGATCTTGTTTAGAGCATCAAAAGAAACCCCATTGCCTTATGCGGTCTCAGCAAAGGTTGAGAAAGCAGTAAAGAAGCTTGTAGAATTACGTTACAATGCAAAGAAATATCAAGATGAAAGTGCGGAGCCTGAGGAACAACAAAACGCTGGCTCAGTGGCAGAAGAATCAGTTGGATTTACTACTGGACGTGCTGAGACCAGAGGTTCGAGAACAAATGCTGCTGCTAACGAAGGTATCAACGTAGGTTCCAATGTAGGTTCCAgtggtggtgttgatgAGTCGTCGATTGATCTTGCTAGAGTACCATTGCCTCCCCCAGGTCCTCAATTGCAACAGCGCAAGACTTATTTTAAGCAAATCACAGATCGATTAAACACTGCACACATCAAGGATttccaaagaagaaagactGCAGTGCATATGGACGAAGATAGTGACGATGAGGACGACGATGATGCGAGTGTTTTGAGTAGACTGAATTCACAAACACTGCGTGCCCAAACAGATTAG
- the ATP1 gene encoding Alpha subunit of the F1 sector of mitochondrial F1F0 ATP synthase, which translates to MLSARPVLRNAARSAAVAAKASLRVARPTLLTAQRFASAKAAPTEVSSILEDRIRGVSDEANLNETGKVLSVGDGIARIFGLNNIQAEELVEFASGAKGMALNLEADQVGVVLFDSDRLVKEGETVKRTGQIVSVPVGPELLGRVVDGLGNPIDGKGPINAKATSRAQVKAPGILPRTSVHEPMQTGLKAVDALVPIGRGQRELIIGDRQTGKTAVALDAILNQKRWNNGSDEKKKLYCVYVAVGQKRSTVAQLVQTLEQNDALKYSVIVAATASEAAPLQYIAPFTGTAIGEWFRDNGKHALIVFDDLSKQAVAYRQLSLLLRRPPGREAYPGDVFYLHSRLLERAAKMNESNGAGSLTALPVIETQGGDVSAYIPTNVISITDGQIFLEAELFYKGIRPAINVGLSVSRVGSAAQVKAMKQVAGSLKLFLAQYREVAAFAQFGSDLDASTKQTLARGERLTQILKQKQYHPLSAEEQVPVIFAGVNGYLDELPVNKVGEFEEAFTQHLKSNESHILDSIKTKGELSKEELEQLHKITKDFVAGFQ; encoded by the exons aTGTTGTCAGCACGTCCAGTCTTACGTAACGCAGCACGttctgctgctgttgctgctaaAGCTTCATTGAGAGTA GCACGTCCTACCTTGTTGACCGCTCAAAGATTCGCTTCTGCCAAAGCTGCTCCAACCGAAGTTTCTTCGATCTTGGAAGACAGAATCAGAGGTGTTTCAGACGAAGCAAACTTGAACGAGACCGGTAAGGTTTTGTCAGTCGG TGATGGTATTGCTCGTATTTTCGGTTTAAACAACATCCAAGCTGAAGAGTTGGTTGAATTCGCTTCAGGTGCCAAGGGTATGGCTTTGAACTTGGAAGCTGACCAAGTCGGTGTGGTCTTGTTTGACTCTGATAGATTGGTCAAGGAAGGTGAAACCGTTAAGAGAACTGGTCAAATTGTCTCCGTCCCAGTCGGTCCAGAATTGTTGGGAAGAGTCGTTGATGGTTTGGGTAACCCAATCGATGGTAAAGGACCAATCAACGCCAAGGCCACCTCAAGAGCTCAAGTTAAAGCTCCAGGTATCTTGCCAAGAACCTCAGTCCACGAGCCAATGCAAACTGGTTTGAAAGCCGTTGACGCTTTGGTCCCAATTGGTAGAGGTCAAAGAGAATTGATTATCGGTGATCGTCAAACCGGTAAGACCGCTGTTGCTTTGGACGCCATCTTGAACCAAAAGAGATGGAACAATGGCTCagatgaaaagaagaagttgtACTGTGTTTACGTTGCCGTTGGTCAAAAGAGATCAACTGTTGCTCAATTGGTTCAAACCTTGGAGCAAAACGATGCATTGAAGTACTCAGTCATTGTTGCTGCTACTGCTTCTGAAGCCGCTCCATTGCAATATATTGCTCCTTTCACAGGTACTGCCATTGGTGAGTGGTTCAGAGACAATGGTAAACACGCTTTGATTGTCTTTGACGATTTGTCCAAACAAGCTGTTGCTTACCGTCAATTGTCTTTGCTTTTGAGAAGACCACCAGGAAGAGAAGCTTACCCAGGTGATGTTTTCTACTTGCACTCTAGATTGTTGGAGAGAGCTGCTAAGATGAACGAGTCCAACGGTGCTGGTTCATTGACCGCTTTGCCAGTCATTGAGACCCAAGGTGGTGATGTCTCTGCTTATATTCCAACCAATGTTATTTCCATCACTGATGGTCAAATTTTCTTGGAAGCTGAATTGTTCTACAAGGGTATCAGACCAGCTATTAACGTTGGTTTGTCCGTCTCTCGTGTTGGTTCTGCTGCTCAAGTCAAGGCTATGAAACAAGTTGCTGGTTCATTGAAATTGTTCTTGGCTCAATACAGAGAAGTTGCTGCTTTCGCTCAATTCGGTTCCGATTTGGATGCTTCAACCAAGCAAACCTTGGCTAGAGGTGAAAGATTGACCCAAatcttgaaacaaaaacaataccaCCCATTGTCTGCTGAAGAGCAAGTCCCAGTTATTTTCGCTGGTGTTAACGGTTACTTGGATGAGTTGCCAGTTAACAAGGTTGGTGAATTCGAAGAAGCATTCACTCAACACTTGAAATCCAACGAATCTCACATTTTGGACTCCATCAAGACCAAGGGTGAATTGTCCAAGGAAGAATTGGAACAATTGCACAAGATCACCAAGGACTTTGTTGCAGGTTTCCAATAA